A genomic window from Glycine max cultivar Williams 82 chromosome 17, Glycine_max_v4.0, whole genome shotgun sequence includes:
- the LOC100819042 gene encoding heparanase-like protein 1, with protein MKRWDELNQFFYETGTNEVALCIHIFSIFGNLSKTIKIYGPCSSAWVGEAGEAYNSGGNHVSNRFLNSFWYLDQFGIASCYSTKVYCRQTLIGGNYGLLNTTTFAPNPDYYSAVLWHRLMGKKVLAVSSDVHIKDFYQ; from the exons GACAAATGAAGTGGCTCtctgcatacatatattttcaattttcggaaatctttcaaaaaccatTAAAATATATGGTCCTTGCTCTTCTGCATGGGTAGGAGAAGCTGGAGAGGCATACAACAGTGGTGGCAATCATGTTTCTAACAGATTTTTAAACAGCTTTTG GTACTTAGATCAATTTGGAATAGCATCCTGCTACAGCACTAAAGTCTATTGCAGGCAGACTTTAATTGGAGGGAACTATGGCCTTCTCAATACCACCACCTTTGCTCCCAATCCTGACTACTACAG TGCAGTTTTGTGGCATCGGTTAATGGGAAAGAAGGTTCTTGCGGTCTCAAGTGATGTTCATATTAAAGACTTTTACCAATAA